DNA sequence from the Hippopotamus amphibius kiboko isolate mHipAmp2 chromosome 1, mHipAmp2.hap2, whole genome shotgun sequence genome:
TTGCGCATCCGCAGATTCATCCAAGTTAAGACCGTGTACTAAGTTTGCAGTCTGCAGTTGGTTGAACCCTCGGATGTGGAATCCACAGATGCGGAGGTCCAACTGTGTATGTATTGAAAAAATTCCTCATGTAAATGGACACTCACAGTTCAAAACCCCTGTTGCTCAAGGATCCACTGAATATACTGCTTCTTATAAAAGGGGACCAACACAGGAaagtattaaaggaaaaaagttttagGGTGACAGCCTATAGTGCAAATAGTTGGGGAAAGATTGATATTCAATgagaaataatgtgaaaaatcaatagaattaaatagaaaattatgcaaataaaacaataattatcaGCTCTAGGAAAGATGTTTTTCAAGAGAGGAAATGCAATCATACTATGCTAATGTGTACTTTGAAGTAATCTTAGCAATATAGACCAAAACTATTAGTTtagctaaaaaaacaaacaaaaaacaaaaacctaatacAGCACTGTTGGGAGAATAGAAGAAAGGGAATGTacaatgtttgtgtgtttgttagtTGAAAAGTAAGGGGGGCACAAAATAtgtgaagggaattaagaggtacaaacctccaattataaaatttcaaaaaacacGGGGATGAAATATACAGCATgactatatatagtattataatAAATTGTATGTGTACAGTTGGTTGCTAGgcttgtggtcatcatttcacaatgtatgcaaatgtcaaatcactatgtgaTATACCTGAttctaacataatattgtacatcaactatatttcaataagaaaagaaaggaggagattaagtaagaaataaaaaagtaagaaagtaaaATCCTTCTTTATCATAGGAAGAAGTGATTAAAGTATAAAACAGAAGGTCAAGAAAAAGCAGTATAAACATATTACTGAGAAATATTGAGATAAACTCTATAGAAAACACTCATAGAAGAGAGCTGGAAATTAAAGAATCTATTGTTCTTCCTTACGATTTTTagttcatctttgtttttaaatttgagttaattaaaatatatttacaaaataaaaagtgaatacCTTTCCAACAGTCTACCAATAGCCTTACAtaagttttcaaaatgtttttatttatattcattttcatgcaggttattacattttctttgaattatAAGACACTGTTTCATATATTAGCAGAAGTGAACATTACAAAATATTAACTAGTGTatttaaggaaatgaaataagaatatgAACACAAAGATATTATACTAGTCTAATATCACTTGCCAAAtgttgccccccaccccccaccccaacccctcccacagcgcggcttgcgggatcttagttcccccactagGGACCAAACCCAGTGTATGGCAGTGAAACCTCCGAGTCCTACCACTGTACTGACAAGGAATTCCCCCAATGATGTTTCCTTTTAACATGAGCAGAATAatagagaaatatttctttttaaatattatcatttagaACTAGATCGCATGGTTTCTTAACATGATTAAAAGGAGTGTTAGAGTAAGGTCAGACATGCAGCTATGTCTTCTTAGTTAAAGGAAGTACAATAGTTGTACAGGATCATGAGATCCAGTCTATGAAATATATTAGCATTAAATTCAAAACCTGTTTCCTAGAATGAAAATACTAATAACTAAACTCTTGTACATTTTGAAGGAACCAAACCTAAAAACTATTATTTAGATAATGGGCACTAATTAAAGATAACTTTTAATGGAAAAGGGTGAAATAACATTGTAAAAACATATAGtgtattactttaaaattagGCTGGAAGTTGTAAAATAACTTGGAGTTTTAAAACTAAACTAATGTTGATATAGTTGCATAACACTTCAAAAGTacatgaaatataaatcaaattttactgaaaattaaatccaaagctaTTTCGAAACGTGGGATTTTCGTCACTGTTCCTCCCAGGGTTTTGTGCCTGAATATTGGGGAGAATCGGCTTCAAGAATTTGAACTCATTCGTCCCAGTTCCTCCCGTCAGACACACCTCGTACTGGTAGCTCTGGGACAGGGTCCCCGTGCCGCTGACGTCCACCAGCGGGCCCGGAAAGTGGCCCTCGGGCACCGGGCGGCGGCCCACCGAGgccgccccgcccctcctgcaCAGCCGCACCGCCACGAACACCAGCACCGAGAAGAGGAAGAGCGACGACACCGACGCCAAGGCCACCACCAGGTAGACGGTGAGCGGGTCGGCCGGGCCCGCGTCCGCCGCTTCCGCTTCCGGGGCCGGCAGGTAGGGCTGCGAGAAGCCGTCCACCAGCAGCACGTGCAGCGTGACGCTGGCCGACAGCGGCGGCTCGCCGTTGTCCTTGACCTGCACCACCAGCCGCTGCTTGGCCGCGTCGCGCTCGCTCAGCGGCCGGGCCGTGCGCACCTCGCCGTTGTGCGCCCACACGCCGAACAGCCCGGGCTCCGTGGCCTTGAGCAGCTGGTACGACAGCCAGGCGTTCTGGCCCGCGTCGCCGTCCACCGCCACCACCTTGGTCACCAGGTAGCCCGCCTCGGCCGCCCTGGGCACCAGCTCGGTGCAGGGCGCCGAGGCGTTCTGCAGCGGGTGCAGCACGAAGGGCGCGTTGTCGTTGGCGTCCTCCACGAGCACGCGCACCAGCGCCTGGCTGCTGAGCGGCGGCGAGCCGCGGTCGGCGGCGCCCACGCGGAACTCGAAGGCCCGCAGGGCCTCGTAGTCCAGCGACCTCAGGGCGAACAGGTGGCCGTTGTCCGGGTTGACGGACACCAGGGAGGCGAGGGGCACGTGCGGGTCGTGGGGCGGCAGCAGCGAGTAGGTGACCTGGGCGTTGGCGCCCGCGTCTCTGTCTGTGGCGCTGACGCTGCCGATGTGCAGGGCGGGGCTGTTGTTCTCGCGCACCCGCAGGGTGTAGGCGGTCTGGGTGAAGGCGGGGGCGTTGTCGTTGACGTCGGACACCCGCACGGTTATGTTGTGCTCGGTTTTCAGCCTGGGGGTCCCCATATCTGTGACGGTGATGGTGATGTTGTACTCGGCTTGACTTTCTCTGTCCAGTGCTCCTTCTGTCATTAGGATGTAAAAATTCTCCATAGAGGGTTTCAGAAGAAACGGCAGATGATCTTGAATGAAGCAAACCgtctttccattttctccagaGTCTGCGTCTTTAATCCTAAAAACAGCCAGCACGGTTTCTGGAGAATTCTCAGCAACATAGTTGGAAAGTGATGATATGATCAGTTCAGGGGGATTGTCATTTGTGTCTAACACCTCGACCAAAACTGTACATCTTGCAGAAAGGCCCCCACCATCGATTgcctgtatatttattttgtaagacTTTACTAGCTCATAATCAAGCAACACTCTGAGAACTATTTCTCCAGAAAAAGGATTGATATAAAAGGTTGTTAGAATATCTTCAGAAGCATCAAAAAATGAATAGGATATGTCTGCATTGATTCCAAAGTCTGCATCTTCTGCAGAGACTTTAGCAATAAGGGACCCTACCAGGCTGTTCTCCGGAGCCTGGGTCTCGTAGATTGCCTGAGAAAAATGAGGGGCATTGTCATTGACGTCCAGGATGACAACTCGAATAGTAGTGGTTCCAGACCTGGGTGGCGACCCACCATCCAGCGCTGTGAGTGTTAAGCTGAGCTCTTGCTGCTTCTCCCGATCCAGCGCCCTGTCCAATACTAGCTCTGGGTATATTATGCCTTCATCACTGTCACTAATTTTAATATGGAAAAAAGAGTTGAGGTTGATGGTGTAGTTTTGAATACCATTAAGTCCTCCATCTGAATCCTGTGCTCTTTCTAGTCGAAATGCGGTCCCTTCAGctgtattttctaatatttttaaggcTGTCTCTTTGTCCCGAAACAGTGGTGAATGATCATTTACGTCCCTCACCCTCAGCTCAGCCCGGTAAATCTGAAAGGGATTATCCATTAAGATTTGGAAATACAGCATACAGGGCTCTCTGGGGCCACACAGCTTCTCCCGGTCCAATTTATCATTTGTGAGCAAATCCCCGGTTTGGGAATCCAGGAGCAAGTGGTGTTTGTCATCATCGGAGACCACCCGGGCTCCCCTTGCAAGCAGCTCCGGGTACCCTATCCCCAGATCCTTTGCCAGATTGACTACAAACGATCCTTTCTGTGTTTCCTCTGTCACTGAGTAACGTCCAAACCCAGACACTGCCAAGTATACTccccaaaacagaaagagaaacaggacTTGCCTTTGTCTTGAGCAGGACAGTCTTCCAGCCTCCATAGCTACTTCTGAACGCGTCTGTCATCAA
Encoded proteins:
- the LOC130852177 gene encoding protocadherin beta-10-like — protein: MEAGRLSCSRQRQVLFLFLFWGVYLAVSGFGRYSVTEETQKGSFVVNLAKDLGIGYPELLARGARVVSDDDKHHLLLDSQTGDLLTNDKLDREKLCGPREPCMLYFQILMDNPFQIYRAELRVRDVNDHSPLFRDKETALKILENTAEGTAFRLERAQDSDGGLNGIQNYTINLNSFFHIKISDSDEGIIYPELVLDRALDREKQQELSLTLTALDGGSPPRSGTTTIRVVILDVNDNAPHFSQAIYETQAPENSLVGSLIAKVSAEDADFGINADISYSFFDASEDILTTFYINPFSGEIVLRVLLDYELVKSYKINIQAIDGGGLSARCTVLVEVLDTNDNPPELIISSLSNYVAENSPETVLAVFRIKDADSGENGKTVCFIQDHLPFLLKPSMENFYILMTEGALDRESQAEYNITITVTDMGTPRLKTEHNITVRVSDVNDNAPAFTQTAYTLRVRENNSPALHIGSVSATDRDAGANAQVTYSLLPPHDPHVPLASLVSVNPDNGHLFALRSLDYEALRAFEFRVGAADRGSPPLSSQALVRVLVEDANDNAPFVLHPLQNASAPCTELVPRAAEAGYLVTKVVAVDGDAGQNAWLSYQLLKATEPGLFGVWAHNGEVRTARPLSERDAAKQRLVVQVKDNGEPPLSASVTLHVLLVDGFSQPYLPAPEAEAADAGPADPLTVYLVVALASVSSLFLFSVLVFVAVRLCRRGGAASVGRRPVPEGHFPGPLVDVSGTGTLSQSYQYEVCLTGGTGTNEFKFLKPILPNIQAQNPGRNSDENPTFRNSFGFNFQ